From Cyprinus carpio isolate SPL01 chromosome A7, ASM1834038v1, whole genome shotgun sequence, a single genomic window includes:
- the LOC109079260 gene encoding uncharacterized protein LOC109079260, with product MAEDHSDDSEDEEDMVGEPFDRNFTLCSRQRLSCFAHSLQLVVGDGLKEVKCLSQAMSKVSKLATLLHSSTIFKDKFEAVFGYGKSIPVATVTRWNSTFKQIQAITELDHTTLTEMCSPDFKNVLITTREWAQLRELCLILGPFAEPTELTEGEKIITISMVVPTVLDLNTHLIQIDSPKSLCRPLIRALRESLQQRFSSIFIALHMVEPEDHSFDAPFSHEICTSCNVGPSVWNELGRHGCEDQWQHCIKRLREEVRKSLTDCLIAEAEKADLENIHAREGPTAEPPHSPPNSKIPRLLAKYKTQKNKHSTPTEASIVTQVMKYFEHIQSSLIEEDPLMFWAHNKDKYPHLHALALKVLSVPASSAPFERVFSAGGLLMRPHRASLGSKMLSSLIFLKCNNGLL from the exons ATGGCAGAAGACCACTCCGATGATAGTGAGGATGAGGAGGACATGGTTGGTGAACCATTTGATAGGAACTTTACCCTATGTTCCCGGCAACGGCTGTCCTGTTTTGCTCACAGTCTTCAGCTAGTAGTGGGCGATGGATTAAAGGAGGTGAAGTGCCTTTCTCAAGCAATGTCCAAAGTGTCAAAACTTGCAACTCTACTGCATAGCAGCACAATTTTCAAAGACAAGTTTGAGGCCGTCTTTGGCTATGGCAAAAGCATTCCAGTGGCCACTGTAACACGATGGAATTCCACCTTCAAGCAAATACAGGCCATTACGGAGCTGGATCACACCACCTTGACAGAAATGTGCTCTCCCGACTTTAAGAATGTTCTCATCACAACAAGAGAGTGGGCTCAGTTGAGAGAACTTTGTTTGATTCTTGGACCTTTTGCTGAACCAACTGAATTAACAGAAGGAGAAAAGATCATCACAATCAGCATGGTTGTTCCAACAGTGCTTGACCTGAACACTCATCTAATTCAGATAGATTCGCCAAAGAGCCTCTGCAGGCCATTGATCAGAGCACTCCGGGAGTCACTCCAACAAAGGTTCTCAAGCATCTTCATTGCACTTCATATGGTAGAGCCTGAGGACCATAGCTTTGATGCACCATTTAGTCATGAAATATGCACAAGCTGCAATGTTGGACCCTCGGTTTGGAATGAGCTGGGTCGACATGGATGTGAGGACCAGTGGCAGCACTGTATAAAGAGACTAAGGGAGGAGGTGCGGAAGTCGCTGACAG acTGCTTGATAGCTGAAGCAGAAAAGGCTGACCTGGAAAATATCCATGCCAGAGAGGGACCTACAGCAGAACCACCTCATTCTCCTCCAAATTCCAAGATTCCACGACTCCTGGCAAAgtataaaactcaaaaaaataaacatagcaCTCCCACTGAGGCAAGCATTGTCACTCAGGTTATGAAATACTTTGAACACATCCAGAGCTCTCTGATAGAGGAGGACCCCCTTATGTTCTGGGCTCACAACAAGGACAAATATCCACATTTGCATGCTCTTGCTCTTAAAGTGCTGTCTGTCCCTGCATCTTCAGCACCATTTGAAAGAGTTTTTAGTGCTGGAGGACTTCTTATGAGGCCCCATCGAGCAAGCCTAGGATCAAAAATGCTCTCATCACTTATATTTCTCAAGTGCAACAATGGACTTCTGTAA
- the LOC109054458 gene encoding uncharacterized protein LOC109054458, producing MFNMRVKGILEYDQIVDLKSICTDSEGQCEDSIQATVSDEQIQGESSSRSDQSKDGAEKLQFGQSQKYVPPSAFYRELRFQESKLTLIHEGPPKRYRLQTERNMLDEYGKVRKWTYGKKDTSKPNKIVLLVGETGVGKTTLINSMVNYLLGVKFEDEEWYEITGEEEARHQSESQTSEITMYEVFHVKSPISLTIIDTPGYGDTRGLDKDPEVAENLATLFQSKDGVCEVDAVCFVIQASKNRLSDRQHYIISSVLSLFGKDIVNNIVFLITHSDGLPPKNILGAVNKAKIPCKRDKSGQPVHFLFNNRQTEGRHTKKRHIRAQRDAWEDSVEGMKQFFQSLNEMNRRSLKLTSDVRMERIQSEAYICNLQLRVQEMELKIAEKRQIQEAMVQNKEKIDECKNFTIRVKKTVKEKVPIESKSWKNRKATTCTICEENCHEFDCWWGSNPSKCEVMKDGYCTMCTGNCHHSKHVKENKKYVIRIANVMMEFDYIIKEYEKAQEQTKRFSFVMDNVDKDLQDIENQKSILLFNAYRTIRHLSQIALKPDSAFTLQHLDFFIPRMREAGKEDWVRELEEMRRKAVDDDANKDALSYLKAGLAKLY from the exons ATGTTCAACATGAGAGTGAAGGGCATCTTAGAGTATGACCAGATTGTAGATTTAAAAAG TATATGCACAGACAGTGAGGGACAGTGTGAAGACAGCATCCAAGCCACCGTTTCAGATGAGCAG atcCAAGGTGAAAGTAGCAGCAGATCAGACCAATCAAAAGACGGAGCGGAAAAACTTCAGTTTGG ACAGTCTCAGAAATATGTGCCTCCATCTGCATTTTACAGAGAGCTGAGATTTCAAGAAAGCAAACTAACTCTGATTCATGAAGGTCCTCCAAAACGATACCGtctacagacagagagaaacatgCTTGATGAATATGGGAAAGTCAGAAAATGGACTTATGGGAAAAAAGACACCAGTAAACCAAACAAAATTGTTCTTCTGGTGGGAGAGACCGGCGTCGGCAAGACGACTCTCATCAACAGCATGGTCAACTACTTACTGGGAGTGAAGTTTGAAGATGAAGAATGGTATGAAATCACAGGAGAAGAAGAAGCCCGACACCAATCAGaatcacaaacctctgaaatcacCATGTATGAGGTCTTTCATGTAAAGAGTCCCATATCTCTCACCATCATTGATACTCCAGGCTACGGAGACACTAGAGGACTGGACAAAGATCCGGAAGTTGCTGAGAATTTAGCCACTCTGTTTCAGAGCAAAGATGGAGTTTGTGAAGtcgacgctgtgtgttttgtgattcAGGCATCTAAGAATCGTCTCTCAGACAGACAGCATTACATTATcagttcagttctgtctttgtttgGTAAAGACATTGTGAAcaacattgtgtttttaatcaCACACTCTGATGGTCTGCCACCCAAAAACATTCTTGGTGCCGTTAATAAAGCTAAAATCCCCTGCAAACGAGACAAAAGCGGGCAACCTGTTCATTTCTTATTCAACAACAGACAGACTGAAGGCCGTCACACTAAAAAACGTCACATTCGCGCTCAAAGAGACGCCTGGGAAGACAGTGTGGAAGGCATGAAGCAATTCTTTCAGTCTCTGAATGAAATGAACAGAAGAAGTTTAAAGTTGACTTCAGATGTCCGGATGGAACGCATTCAGTCTGAAGCATACATCTGCAACTTACAGCTGCGAGTTCAAGAGATGGAGCTGAAAATAGCTGAAAAACGTCAGATTCAGGAGGCAATGGTGCAAAACAAGGAAAAGATTGATGAGTGTAAAAACTTCACCATTAGAGTCAAAAAGACTGTCAAAGAGAAGGTGCCCATCGAGAGCAAGTCATGGAAGAACAGGAAGGCCACGACCTGCACCATCTGTGAGGAAAACTGTCATGAGTTTGACTGCTGGTGGGGTTCAAATCCCAGCAAATGTGAAGTCATGAAAGACGGCTACTGCACCATGTGCACAGGGAACTGTCATCATAGCAAACatgtcaaagaaaacaaaaaatatgtcatCAGAATTGCAAACGTCATGATGGAGTTTGACTACATAATAAAGGAATATGAAAAAGCCCAAGAACAAACCAAGAGGTTTTCGTTTGTAATGGATAATGTTGACAAAGATCTGCAGGATATTGAGAACCAAAAGTCAATTCTTCTGTTCAATGCTTACAGGACCATCAGGCACCTGTCTCAGATCGCATTAAAACCAGACTCTGCCTTCACTCTTCAGCATCTCGACTTCTTCATCCCCAGAATGAGGGAGGCTGGGAAAGAAGACTGGGTGCGAGAGCTGGAAGAAATGAGGAGAAAAGCTGTAGATGATGATGCCAATAAAGACGCTCTGAGTTATCTGAAAGCTGGCCTGGCAAAACTGTATTAA